One Gordonia zhaorongruii DNA segment encodes these proteins:
- a CDS encoding antibiotic biosynthesis monooxygenase family protein: MAVVKINAIRVPEGAGPELEKRFAARAGAVDGSPGFLGFQLLRPVKGEDRYFVVTQWEDEESFDAWANGDARAAHKSDRKPVASGADLLEFEVVIDAPPQSAAQ; this comes from the coding sequence ATGGCTGTTGTGAAGATCAATGCAATCCGCGTGCCCGAGGGCGCCGGCCCCGAACTCGAGAAGCGTTTCGCGGCGCGCGCCGGCGCCGTCGACGGGTCGCCGGGGTTCCTGGGATTCCAGCTCCTGCGCCCGGTCAAGGGCGAGGACCGCTACTTCGTGGTGACCCAGTGGGAGGACGAGGAGAGCTTCGACGCATGGGCGAACGGCGATGCCAGGGCCGCCCACAAGAGCGACCGGAAGCCGGTAGCGAGCGGAGCCGACCTCCTCGAATTCGAGGTCGTGATCGACGCTCCACCGCAGTCCGCAGCCCAGTGA
- a CDS encoding alpha/beta fold hydrolase, protein MESYPVPVPSIAGADLLDHGGLETGDGGFGAIVLVHGLMGRGRTWGRQIPWLQRYGHVFTFDSANHRGAESVDPGDISTERFVADLAEILTWIDRGPAVLIGHSMGGLHSWCAAAEFEELVTALVVEDMAPDFRGRSTGAWTPWFESWPDQFENMQAAVDMFGDVAGRYFYEAFDDGRLHGSIPVWTDIADEWANRDFWKQWEAVAAPALLLEAEYSVTPPGQMARMADRPGTTYLRADGAGHLVHDDAPGVFRGAVEAFLSGLPR, encoded by the coding sequence GTGGAGTCGTACCCCGTGCCCGTGCCGTCGATCGCAGGTGCCGACCTGCTCGATCACGGTGGACTGGAAACCGGGGACGGCGGGTTCGGCGCGATAGTGCTGGTCCACGGGCTGATGGGCAGGGGCCGCACATGGGGACGGCAGATTCCGTGGCTCCAGCGTTACGGCCACGTCTTCACCTTCGACTCCGCGAACCATCGGGGTGCGGAGTCCGTCGACCCCGGCGATATCTCCACGGAGCGATTCGTCGCCGACCTCGCTGAGATCCTGACGTGGATCGACCGTGGGCCCGCAGTCCTGATCGGCCACTCGATGGGCGGACTGCACTCCTGGTGTGCGGCGGCCGAGTTCGAGGAACTGGTGACGGCCCTCGTGGTCGAGGACATGGCGCCGGACTTCCGGGGCCGGTCGACTGGTGCGTGGACGCCGTGGTTCGAGAGCTGGCCCGACCAGTTCGAGAACATGCAGGCTGCCGTCGACATGTTCGGCGACGTCGCGGGCAGGTACTTCTACGAGGCGTTCGACGACGGGCGGCTGCACGGCTCGATCCCAGTCTGGACCGACATCGCCGATGAGTGGGCCAACCGGGACTTCTGGAAGCAGTGGGAGGCCGTGGCCGCGCCCGCGCTCCTACTGGAGGCGGAGTACTCGGTCACGCCTCCGGGGCAGATGGCGCGGATGGCGGACCGCCCGGGAACCACCTACCTCCGTGCCGACGGTGCCGGGCATCTCGTGCACGATGACGCCCCCGGCGTCTTCCGCGGTGCGGTGGAAGCCTTCCTGTCGGGGTTGCCCCGCTGA